The nucleotide sequence AATCTTGTTACTACTGAGAGGATCTTGTTACTGCTGAGAGGATCAAGCTACTGCTGAGAGGATCATGCTACTGCTGAGAGGATCATGTTACTGTTGAGAGGATCATGTTACTACTGAGAGGGTCTTGTTACTGCTGAGAGGATCATGTTACTGCTGAGAGGATCATGTTACTGCTGAGAGGATCATGTTACTACTGACAGGATCTTGTTACTGCTGAGAGGATCTTGTTACTGCTGAGAGGATCATGTTACTGCTGAGAGGATCATGTTACTGCTGAGATTATCTTGTTACTGCTGAGAAGATCTTGATCTAAGGAGCGGAATTTATCCTGCCCTTCTCTACATTGAGCTTGAATGTATCCTATTTATATATAAGTCGTGccaaatagataaaactggtcaattagcaagaactcatttaaaattaagtcctttctaaaattttatcttatacgtttaaagatatatatttgttcatttatggtaatgtaaaaattaataattttgtgccaaaataatcttagaaaacttacttaaccttattataatatgcACAGTTTAATTTTGCCTCATcgaactaaacatattttagataagtttacaatgatttaataataaacaaacacaatgaaatagatttttttcgtcaggttcagaactattttttgcgaaattattgcatacataaattttcagttgccttattcggcaagaatagcgttgctacttaagccaaaatcgcaagttttacatattcggcacgacacacacacacacacacacacacacatatatatatatatatatatatatatatatatatatatatatatatatatatatatatatatatatatatatatatatatatatatatatatatatatatatatataatatatatatatatacatatatatatagcagaataGGAATTTTCCATCTCAAAAAATGGGTGAGGAGCAAAAAGGGTAAACCCTCTTATTTCCAGAGGCTGGCACAACACCCGTCAGGTAAATGCTGGTTTATCCACGAGGTTGACTGGGAACAGCACAGATATATTTACCACAATCCACCGAGTACAAGAAGGTCAAGCTTCAGACTGTACAGTGCCTATAATTATAAAGTTACCTGTTCTATATAAGCCGCCACTGTTATCATACAATGTTTTATAACTGGAAATTCGCACCACCAGCTGATATAAATGTAAATAAATGAAAATCAGAATCAGAATTATTTTCATAACTTGAGAAATTTTGCCCGTGAAtggaaataacttttttttttacatgagaaTATGAATATTTAAATAATTAATTCGTAAGTGACTAGAGCACCAAAGGTCCTTTATTCGTAATTCATGTTAGCCTAGTATAAATAGATCATTTGATTCGTAATTTATTTAGCCATAAATAACAATAGATGCCAGTCCCTGTCTAATATATCTGCTGCTACCCTCAGGATGGTGATGTACCTTATAATTATGTAAATTTGTAAAGTATATCTGTTTAGTTTTTACACTTACCTTCACTCTCTGTTGTACAACTTCCTGAACTCGGGTCACCGTGACAGTGACGGTATAGTTGGTACAAGGTGTGACGTTGTTGATGTtgtagctggtgatggtgacgatGACACTCCCACCGGGGCTGTCAGTGGCGACCCAGCTTACTTTATATTGGGTGATGACTCCCTGTGGCTTAACTGGAggactccaccacacactcagtGATGACTCAGGTAACGAATTCACCATCATGTTTGATACCTCTCCAGGGACTGAAACGCATTAACAAGTCTGTCATAACCTATATTAGCAAATAACTATTGCAATAATAAGAAAGcttctaattttttttaaaattcataTTGACATTAGTTCACatgtgttcgcaataaaactaatatcaagaagtatatttaatatatcaagaagtataatatATCTCTaagtatataaaataaaatacctCAAGTTATACTTCCAGTTTATATATTATTAAGGCCTAAATTAGATATTGTGAGGTTCTGGcgaccatattacagaatggataacaTACAGAGGAACATGACAAAGTtggtcccatgtatcagaaatcttccgaaAAAGTAATATTAAGATTTAAAAAAAGATGTAGGAAAacgggataaaggaataagaggaaaagtgggcggatggatctataacttcttaacaaatataacaaaaaagtaACAATAAACAGAGTAAAGACAGGGGCGGCTACAGTGAACAGTTGTGTTCCACAACTTATAGTACTCTcacccatccttttcctcatcctcatatctaacaGACATGCAAGTCGCTACACCATGTCCTTCTTGCCTGACAATACCAGAATTTCCATgatagtgtcatccactgaggaatCTTCAAAGCTACAACCGGACATTTGCAAGTTTTTCACTGaacctcagaaaacaatatgaagttgttACGCCCTTTGTTCACCTTCTGTAAACAGTCTGTTTTTAATGtacaatttctttttttttttcacttatattACTGGCATCCTTATTAGTAGCTAAAATAAGGATGCTTTACTTTATATTATCTGGCCATAAATTGTTTAGTTTTGTACATAGGTAGGATGTTTATATAGTTTAAACTGCTGATGCGGTGTTAAGCATCACACTatcattaagataagataagataagatttcgttcggatttttaaccccggagggttagccacccaggataacccaagaaagtcagtgcggcatcgaggactgtctaacttatttccattggggtccttaatcttgtcccccaggatgcgacccacaccagtcgactaacacccaggtacctatttgctgctaggtgaacaggacaacaggtgtaaggaaacgtgtcgaaatgtttccacccgccgggaatcgaacccgggccctccatgtgtgaagcgggagctttagccaccaggccaccgggcccatTACAAGCCTCATTAAAAACAGTCACAAGCACCACCAGAATAGCATCAGAAACAGCAACAGTCAGCACTACTTACTGCCCTCGTCTGTGGTCCCGTTGTTGCAGCTATCATTAGTGTAAGCTCCTTCAGTAGTGTTGGCTGCTACACAGACAGTGTAGCTGGTCCAGGCGTCGAGGTCGGTGATGGTGTAACTTAACAAGCTGGTGAGATGTTCTCCAATAACTACATCTTCACCAGCTTGTCTCCAGGTAATCTTATAGGTAATGATGCAGTTCCCGGCACCTTGTGCCTTGGGCCAGCTGACTGCCAGCTGAGAAGATTGATCTATCACTGTGGTCACCTTGATGTAGGAGACTGGTTGAGGGTCTGGGGGGGAGGGTAGCAAGATTCAGTGTGAGAGAATAATATTCCAGCAACAATATATAACATaatgaaacgttttctaataaatatgttatagtgtttgcttacgtgtctttctaaaccaacttgtcggtatttattaccaaggtttataccataacaTAATGATAAATCTGGTTGTTTCTGTCATGGAATAAAGATGCAATTTGAACTGAATATTAAGTTCGTGTAAATTTTGAAACCTTTAGATTACTTTAACCCCTAAAAATGAGGTTAATGAAAACTCTCAACTTATGTACTCACACGCTGAGAGATGCACAACTCTCAGTGCACAAGCAATTGTGCAGCATCTCCTTTATGAGGAGGTCGCTGTCTGACTCATTACAAGCTAagactttttttttacacagggtttgacaaggttaggttacggatccttagctttattgacaagcaatttacaggttaaggattcctagctttattgacaagctaagagctctctctctctctctctctctctctctctctctgtctgtctctctctctctctctctctctctctctctctctctctctctctctctctctctctctctctctctctctctctctctctctctctctctctctctctgtctctctctctctctctctctctctctctctcaatatctctctccctccctcttgctcgCCAAGTTTATGGAATATGAGGGATAACTTTCTTGGACAAGTCACCGACCAAACCGAATCAAACATTTTAATAGTATTTGACTGGGTTCGTTTCTCCTGAAAAATTCAGAAATGCTCCTGTGCATTTTTTAATGTTTAATTACAGTTCCTGGACCTTTAGAAGATCTTAAATTACAAAGACGCTTATTCAGATCAACTAACAGAGTGAGAAATAATCTAGGAGGAAAATTGTTTGCTTCTGAAAAATTTAATGTTAAATTAgtttaaattatattttatacTGTAATATTTTATCATTCATTTGGTTATGAGTAATTTTAAAAATTGTTTAATTCtcttataaatatattttataatataattgaaaCCAACAACATTAAACaatgattttttttgtttttataaaatgagtaataatttatttttttaccgTGAGTCAGTGTTGATATAGATTGGTGAACTTCATGGCCGGCTTCATCTGCTTCATTCCAGGGCTGGAGAGTGACAGTGTAGTTAGTACACGACACAAGACCTGTGATAGTATACGTGTTGTTACCATCAGTGACATTGTCAGTCCCACCGTTGTCCTCGGGACTCCAGCTGATGGTGTAATAGGTCGCTCCTGACACTTCATCCCACACAGCCTCTATACTGTTTGTTGACGATGTCAGCTCAAGTGTTGGATCATCATCTGGTGAGAAAAATTACAGATAAACATATTTTTAATTAATGATGCACCCCGAGAACAAGGAGATACATTTAGTGTTTGTCGGAACAATATTCTCTTCCTctaagtctaaggttaccatgtgATGACTAGAGAACGcctcttctgataggcttcaaacttccaAAACTGAGGTATCTTACAAATAGGATAGTGTAAATACCACTTTGCCAAATGGGAGAACTAGTTAAACCATACTTTATATTGGCGTCTGTAACCAATAAAATGTAAATATGAAAATCATTGTTGCTTTCATTATattatgcatttatatatatatatgtatatatatataatatatatatgtacacacatatatatattatgtatattatatatatatatatatatatattatatatatatatgcaagattacaggtacgtcttgctacttctacttacacttaggtcacactacacatacatgtacatgtttatttatacacactcatctgagttttctttgattttatcttaatagttcttcttcttattacttttccttttatatccatggggaagtggaataagaatctttcctccgtaagccatgcgtgttgtaaaagtcaactaaaatgccgggaacaatgggctagtaaccccttttcctgtaaagattactaaaaagaataagaagaagtaaattgtcaaagtggaaagtctgaatgtgcgtggatgttgtgcaaatgataagaaagagatgattgtggatgttatgaatgagaagaaactggatgtcctggctttaagtgaaacaaagctgaagggggtgggagagtttcaatggagaggaataaatgggattaggtcaggggtttcaaatagagttagagctaaagaaggagtagcaataatgttgaaggataagctatggcaggaaaagagggactacaaatgcataaattcaaggattatgtggagtaaaataaagattggatgtgaaaagtgggttatagtaagcgtatatgcacctggagaagagagaagtgtagaggagagagagagattctgggaaatgttgagtgaatgcgtggggagttttgaatcaagtgtgagagtaatggtggttggggatttcaatgctaaagtgggtaaaaatgttatggagggagtagtaggtaaatttggggtgccaggggtaaatgtaaatggggagcctttaattgagctatgtgtagaaagaaatttggtaataagtaatacatattttatgaaaaagaggattaatatacaaggtatgatgtagcacataatgaaagtagtttgttagattatgtattggtggataaaaggttgatgggtaggctccaggatgtacatgtttatagaggggcaactgatatatcagatcattatttagttgtagctacagtttgaataagaggtagatgggaaaagaggaaggtggcaacaacaagtaagagcgaggtgaaagtgtataaactaagggaggaggaagttcaggcgagatataagcgactattggcagaaaggtgggctagtgcaaagatgagtagtggggggttgaagagggttggaatagttttaaaaatgcagtattagaatgtggggcagaagtttgtggttataggagggtgggggcaggaggaaagaggagtgattagtggaatgatgaagtaaagggtgtgataaaagagaaaaaggtagcttacgagaggtttttacaaagcagaagtgttataagaagagcagagtatatggagagtaaaagaaaggtgaagagagtggtgagagagtgcaaaaggagagcagatgaaagagtgggagaggcactgttaagaaattttaatgaaaataagaaaaaattttggagtgagttaaacaagttaagaaagcctagggaaagtatggatttgtccgttaaaaacagagtaggggagttagtagatggggagagagaggtattaggtagatggcgagaatattttgaggaacttgtaaatgttgaggaagaaagggaggcggtaatttcatgcactggccagggaggtataccatcttttaggagtgaagaagagcagaatgtgagtgtggtggaggtacatgaggcattacgtagaatgaaagggggtaaagcagctggaactgatgggatcatgacagaaatgttaaaagcagggggggatatagtgttggagtggttggtacttttgtttaataaatgtatgaaagaggggaaggtacctagggattggcggagagcatgtatagtccctttatataaagggaaaggggacaaaagagattgtaaaaattatagaggaataagtttactgagtataccaggaaaagtatacggtagagttataattgaaagaattagaggtaagacagaatgtagaattgcggatgagcaaggaggcttcagagtgggtaggggatatgtagatcaagtgtttacattgaagcatatatgtgaacagtatttagataaaggtagggaagtttttatttcatttatgggtttagaaaaggcatatgatagagtggatagaggagcaatgtggcagatgttgcaattttatggaataggtggtaagttactaaatgctgtaaagagcttttatgaggatagtgaggctcaggttagggtgtgtagaagagagggagaatacttcccggtaaaagtaggtcttagacagggatgtgtaatgtcaccatggttgtttaatatatttatagatggggttgtaaaagaagtaaatgctagggtgttcgggagaggggtgggattaaattatggggaatcaaattcaaaatgggaattgacacagttactttttgctgatgatactgtgcttatgggagattctaaagaaaaattgcaaaggttagtggatgagtttgagaatgtgtgtaaaggtagaaagttgaaagtgaacatagaaaagagtaaggtgatgagggtatcagatgatttagataaagaaaaattggatatcaaattggggaggaggagtatggaagaagtgaatgttttcagatacttgggagttgacgtgtcggcggatggatttatgaaggatgaggttaatcatagaattgatgagggaaaaaaggtgagtggtgcgttgaggtatatgtggagtcaaaaaacgttatctatggaggcaaagaagggaatgtatgaaagtatagtagtaccaacactcttatatggatgtgaagcttgggtggtaaatgcagcatcgaggagacggttggaggcagtggaaatgtcctgtctaagggcaatgtgtggtgtaaatattatgcagaaaattcggagtgtggaaattaggagaatgtgtggagttaataaaagcattagtcagaggacagaagaggggttgttgaggtggtttggtcatttagagagaatggatcaaagtaggatgacatggaaagcatataaatctataggggaaggaaagaggggtaggggtcgtcctcgaaagggttggaaagagggggtaaaggaggttttgtgggcgaggggcttggacttccagcaagcgtgcatgagcgtgttagataggagtgaatggagacgaatgatacttgggacctgacgatctgttggagtgtgagcagggtaatatttagtgaagggattcagggaaaccggttattttcatatagtcggacttgagtcctttaaatgggaagtacaatgcctgcactttaaagtatgggtttgggatattggcactttggagggatatgttgtgtatctctatacgtatgtgcttctaaactgttgtattctgagcacctctgcaaaagcagtgataatgtgtgagtgtggtgaaagtgttgaatgatgatgaaagtattttctttttggggattttctttcttttttttgggtcaccctgcctcggtgggagacggccgacttgttgaaaaatatatatatatatatatatatatatatatatatatatatatatatatatatatatatatatatatatataatatatatatatatgtatatatatatatatacacatatatatacatatatatacatatatatatatacatatatatatacatatatatatacatatatacatatatatatatataaataacatatatatatatatatatatatatatatatatataatatatatatatatatttatatatatatatatacatatatatatacatatatacatatatatatatatacatatatacatatagatgtatatatatatatgtatatatatgtatatatatatgtatatatatgtatatatatatacatatatatatacatatatatacatatatatatacatatatatacatatatatatatatatatatatacatatatacatatatatatacatatatacatatatatatatatatacatatatatatacatatacatatatatatatatatatacatatatatatatatacatatatatacatatatatatatatatatacatatatatatatatatatatacatatatatacatatatatatatacatatatatatatacagatacatatatatatatatacatacatatatatatatatatatatatatatacatatatacatatatatatacatatatacatatatatatatatatatacatatatacatatatatatacatatatatatatatatatatatatatacatatatatatatatatatatatatatatacatatatacatatatatatatatatatacatatatacatatatatatatatatatatatacatatatacatatatatatatacatatatacatatatatatacatatatacatatatatatacatatatacatatatatatatacatatatatatatatacatatatacatatatacatatatatatatacatatatacatatatacatatatacatatatacatatatatataaatatatatatataaatatatatatatgtatatatatatatatatatatatttccataaTCGCATGTAAGATAAATGAAATGGATAAGAAAACAAACTTTAAATCTGAAATAAACCTGATTTCTTCCAGAATATGTAAAAAACATTTATGAGAAATTATGTGGATGAATTTTTACAATTACAATCTTGAATTATCCTTTCATCCACATAACTGTGGAGAACTAACATATCTAAAATGATTATTCATTTCCTTATATAGATGTATTTTGGAAACATGTGAGGCTTTAGGAACAACATGTCACTGATATTATCCTTCCTTCAACGCCCACTGTCTCAGCTCCCCAACTCTCACTTCACGACCTTAAAATATTAACAGAATTTAGGGTCCCCGAAGAATGATTACTAGAAAAATATTTTAAGCCAGAAAACCTAGCATATTTATAACACCTCCCTATCAACAAGCAACCAATATTGACTAATATTCAGCTACCTTACCTGTTGTGTGAGACTTAAATTCACACCTGGAGGGGAACATAAATTGCTGTAGTACACGCTGTGATCAACATCTCCATGTTCAGTATTATCCTCTGTATCAGCCTTATTATGACTCAGTTTGCAATGTATCTGAACCCTTCCAGATATATGTTATATTCATCCATTTCATGATCCCTAATTTTTGCTAATACAATCTCCAGCGACTTCGATGACCCAAAATCAAATTCTGCCACAATCGACAATTAATGTTGACGTTCCGTCATTTTTCCATTCCTACTTATGTTATGGAATAAAAACATCTATTTATAGTTGGGGATATTTCCAGGTATGCAACACATTTTCCtttttataatattaattttcTCTAAATTGCAACAGTTTTTGCTCATTTAATCAACTTCTTACAGTATATAAGGGAATTATACCAAAACATCACCATAAAAACATCCACATCTCCCATTACAAACACCACttcaaacattaacaccataacaGACCCCTCTTATCACCCCTGTCACGATAAGCACCACCATCTTGACAtgcactaccaccataaccatacCAAACACTGCCACATCTacctcactcaccacaccctcaccactattAGTACCACaacgactatcaccaccactaccacaaacacaatcaccaccaccatcaaataTCAAGTAACACCACCAGAAGTTACACCACCACTTCAGCCCAACCACcgtaagcaccaccaccacacctcgagAACCAGCACGTATAAGCATCACCGCCACAAACAACTACCTTGACAAGCACCATCAAAAGCAACaaacaccattactaccacaactaacagTACTAGCCTCCCTAAAAGGGCAATTTAGTCACCACTATAAACACAGCAAGCACAATAAAAGTAACATCATATAATCAGTTACAAGCACtaccacaataaaaaaaaaacaaccaTAAGCATTATTGAAACCTCATTACAAGCTCCATTAAAAATATTATGATAAACACAATAAAGACACCATTAGAGCAGCATCAAAAACAGCAGCACTACTTACTGCTCTCGTCTGTGGTCCCGTTGTTGCAGCTATCATTAGTGTAAGCTCCTTCTGTAGTGTTGGCTGCTACACAGACAGTGTAGCTGGTCCAGGCGTCGAGGTCGGTGATGGTGTAACTTAACAAGCTGGTGAGATGTTCTCCATTAACTACATCTTCACCAGCTTGTCTCCAGGTAATCTTATAGGTAATGATGCAGTTCCCGGCACCTTGTGCCTCGGGCCAGCTGACTGCCAGATGAGAAGATTGATTCATCACTGTAGTCACGTTGATGTCCGAGACTGGCTCAGGATCTGGTGGTGATTAGTAGTAAGAAACAATGTATGCAAGAAAAATATTCCAGcaataaaatataacaataataaatctAATTATGTTTCTATCACGGAAGAAAGATGCAATTTGAACAAAATTTAAATATGTTAATTTTAAAACCATTTGGTTACAGAATGTTGATTGAAtatcacctgtacaacacctgctcAAAATACTTTTATCTCTAAAACTAAATTTAACAAAAACTCCAAGCATATATACCGGCACACTACGAAGTGCACAACTCTCAGTATGTATGACCTTGTATAGCATCTCCTGTTTAAGAAGGTCGTTGTCTTACTGCAGCTGAGACTGTGAACCAGAAACCAAATATGGTGTAATTAAAAGTGTAGGAGTATTTCTTAAtgatggtttggtaatagaaagTTTTCCGGTTTGCTAAAGCATTATATTTATAAATTCTAGTCATTAAATGCCGTTTTGATTTTCTTATATGTGAGGCTTTTCAGCACTCACTTGTATATTTGTAAACTATTAGAGGATTCAAGGTTAATAGAAATGCAATTTTTCACCTTAAAAAAATCTTCGGgtcgtgatttttttttaatttcaaagtGTTTCTAACATTAACTTTCTAAAAGAATTTATGAAGTGTTTTATGTAACATTAATGATGTGTTGCCCACAATAAGTAAATGTCCACACAGAAAATGAGATGAATTTTGGGCAGTAGAGACATTTGATAACCCCAAATgtggttattattataaccacatttgttgttataataataaccacAATTTTTTaatgggtggaggggtaagccaatgGAAAGTCTCGGTCAgattaccaaaagctccagctgtgggtcatcatatgtctAAGACACACGTCAGCAAACACTTGTCATCTTTCCTTACAAACCTACCTAACCCAAGCTAACCTCGacggtcccctcaagggaggttctttgacgctggtgaggggctcttaatctagggaaccggatctgtgctccagttccctgaatcgagtctgaataccttccattcacccccccctccacaggcgctgtataatccctacgggtttagagctccccCAAAGTTACTAATTAATGACTACGTGGGTGAACAAAATGTTTTTCATTTAAGAGTTTTAGAGAAACACTGAAGGGAAATTATTTCTGATAATTCCCTCTAAGAAAATAAAAGTCGATATTATTGTCGAATGACTGAAATTATTACATTTACCCTTGATGtgtgtctttctctgtctgtctgtatgtagtctctctctctctctctctctctctctctctctctctctctctctctttctctttctctttctctctctctctctctctctctttctctttctctttctctttctctttgtctttctctctctctctctttctctctctctctctctctctctctctctctctttctctctctctctctctctctctctctctctctctctctctctctctctctctctctctctctctctctctctctctctctctctctctctctctctttctctctctctgtctctctctctttctctctttctctctctcgatcACATAAAAGTTAATGTCTGGATCATAATCTTAGCTCTTAGTCTCAGACTTAACAAATTGGTGCGTCTTCCATTAAGATTTGGACTGATTTTGGCTGTGTATTTACCAACTTTATTGAAGATATTGTGATACTGATTCCATGTCATAATGTTTCAATGTCATTACCACTTACATTAAACCCTCAATGTTGATGTATGTTTCTTAAAGAAATGTTGGAATTACTACCATCCTTGGCTGGTTTTAGGGTGTGATTTTCTGTACAGTTCCTGGACA is from Cherax quadricarinatus isolate ZL_2023a chromosome 29, ASM3850222v1, whole genome shotgun sequence and encodes:
- the LOC138853364 gene encoding receptor-type tyrosine-protein phosphatase H-like, producing the protein MNLCCSLLLLFVAVTRQQSDAQLLQQSDDDDPPQSVKDNPTLELTSSRNSIEAVWDEVSGATYYTISWTSEDNGGTDNVTDGNNTYTITGLVSCTNYTVTLQPWTETNEASEQQSTASTLHFDNQTLELTSSTNSIEAVWGEVSGATYYTISWSPEDNGGTHNVTDDNNTYTITGLVSCTNYTVTLQPWYEADEAGHEVHQSISTLTHDPEPVSDINVTTVMNQSSHLAVSWPEAQGAGNCIITYKITWRQAGEDVVNGEHLTSLLSYTITDLDAWTSYTVCVAANTTEGAYTNDSCNNGTTDESNDDPTLELTSSTNSIEAVWDEVSGATYYTISWSPEDNGGTDNVTDGNNTYTITGLVSCTNYTVTLQPWNEADEAGHEVHQSISTLTHDPQPVSYIKVTTVIDQSSQLAVSWPKAQGAGNCIITYKITWRQAGEDVVIGEHLTSLLSYTITDLDAWTSYTVCVAANTTEGAYTNDSCNNGTTDEGIPGEVSNMMVNSLPESSLSVWWSPPVKPQGVITQYKVSWVATDSPGGSVIVTITSYNINNVTPCTNYTVTVTVTRVQEVVQQRVKLLQHHQSPVMKQPPFTV